The nucleotide window AGGCCGTTCGTCCTTCGGGAACTCCTTCAGGCCACGAATCTCGCCGTCCCAGCTATGCGTGAGGATCAGGCTGGCCAAATGCGGCACTTCCACGGCATAGCGCGTGGTCTCGGCCTTCATGTCGGGCCAGCCGAAGAGGTTGAGCGGTGTGCCGCCGGTCTTGGTCTCCCACAGCCCTTCCATGGCCGCGAGCTTGGCCGGTTGATGCTCACGCGTGTTCAGACCGTGCAGGTCACCCACGAACGCTTGCAGCGGCGCGAAGATCAGCAGCAGCCACATCGCCATCGAGAACATCGTCTTCACCGCCGGGTCGCGACGCCCGCGCAGCAGATGCCATGCGCCGGTGCCCGCGACGACCAGCGCGGCCACCACGAACGCGGCAATGCTCATGTGCGCCAGACGATACGGAAACGACGGGTTGAAGATCACGTCCCACCACGACAGCACCACCACGCGCCCGTCGACGATTTCGTAACCCTGCGGGGTCTGCATCCAGCTATTCGACGCGAGAATCCAGAACGTGGAAATCAGCGTGCCGACGGCCACGCACAACGTCGCGCCGAAGTGCGCACGCGGGCTGACGCGGTTCCACCCGAAAAGCATGATGCCGAGGAAGCCGGCTTCGAGAAAGAAGGCGGTCATCACTTCATAAGTCAGCAGCGGCCCGGTCACGGCACCGGCAAAGCTTGAGAAGCCTGACCAGTTGGTGCCGAACTGATACGCCATCACCACACCGGAGACCACGCCCATGCCGAAACACACGGCGAAGGCCTTCGACCAGAACTTGCACAGGTCGAGATAGTGCTGCTGGCGTGTCTTGAGCCACATGCCTTCGAGCACGGCGATAAAGCTGGCCAGCCCGATGGAGACGGCGGGGAACACGATGTGAAACGAGACCGTGAACGCAAACTGAATGCGCGCGAGGTCGAGAGCTTCGGGAACGACTGTCATGATGCGCTCTATGTAAGTAGATGGCCCTGTCTTGTATGTATTTATTGATGGTATTTCACCATCTGTTTGCGTACATAGTAGGGCTTGCTGCATTGCAGCACGCGTGACAAGTCGTCGCATGTGGCGCAATGACGCGCCACAGCGATTCATCAAATAGCTAGCTATTTGTATGTTTTATAAGGAATTTATGTCGGCACCCCGTGCGACGTCATGTCACACGGGGCAGGGCTCAACTGAGCAAGCTGGCCCCGATATTGATCGACAGGCCCAGGACGGCAAGATTGAAGAAGAACGAGAGGATGGCCTGCGCGAGCGTGGCGCGACGCATGCGGCGCGAGGAGAGACCGATGTCGGCGGTTTGCGAGGCGACGGCAATGGTGAACGAGAAATACAGGAAGTCCCAGTAGTCCGGGTCGCAGTCGCGATCGGGCCAGACCAAGGCGTAAGGCGATTCGGTATCGGTGAAGTACAGGCGGGCGTAATGCAGCGTGTAGATCGTCGGCACGAGAAACCAGCCGGCGATGAGTGTCGCGGCGGCAAACAGCACGTGTTCCGACGCCTGATGCGGCACGCCACTCTTGGCGTTCGCCAGTTCATGCACGATCGCCACCACACTTGCCAGCGCCGACAGGCAGACCACCGTGAGCACGATCACCGCGCTCTGATCTTCTTGTTCGGCAAAGCGCTCGATGCTGCGCTTGGGCGCGGTGACCATCATGAACCAGATCATCGCCAGATACGACCACGCGCCCGCGTTCCAGCCAATCAACGTGCGCGTGACCGGGCTGAAATGCCCCTGCACGAAGATGCCGACCAGCACGCCGATAGCAATAGCGATGAGCAGCCGGGGGTGGAAGCGAACCAGATGCGGAAAGAGCTTGGCGTTCATTGGCAAAGTCCGGACGGCGGCCGGGGAGGGCCGCCAGTGCACAGATTATCGCCCACGCACCCTCTCGAATGCACTCGCCATTCACTCGCCACCGTCACCCAATATTTCCGGTGCCTTCGCTATCCCCGGGCGAGCACCATCAAAACGAAAATCGTGTTGTTGATGGCGTGCATCGTAATGGACGCGCTCAGGCCGTGGGTCTTCTTCGCGAGCCATCCGGTCGTGAGGCCGAACACAAAGAAGAACAGGAAATGCTTCGCATCAACGTGAACGGACGCGAAGATGAGTGCCTGCCAGACGTTGGCTGCAACGAAGCTCATATGGCGGGTCAGGCCGCCGAGCAGGCATCCGCGGAAGACGAACTCTTCGACGAAGGGCACCACCACCGCGATCAGCAGCAACGCCAGCCCGGGGCCGCCCAACTGCGTTGCACTGCGCACGATGAAATCGTTCACGGTTTGGGGGGCTGTGGGGAACGCGTGGCGTGCGAACACCCATGCGCTGAGCGCGGCGAAGACAAGCAGCACGGCTGGCCAGATGAACCAACGCGCTTTCCATGGACCTGAGCCGAGCCACTGACGCCAGCCGAAGCGCCAGACCATACGCGCCAGTGCCAGCGCGATGACGCCGAGCGTGATGAAGTGAGCGATGGCCAGCGTCGGTTGCGGGGGCGGCACGCCGGTGCCCGTGCCCAAAACGGCGGGCGGTGGCGCGATCTGTCCGATGACGAGGGCGGGAACCACCCACGAGGCGAAGCAGAACACGGCCAGTGCATACCACGCGTGGCGCAAGCCGATGCGCTCGAAGATCGCCGCGGGCGGACGGCCCTTGCGCGCCCTTACCGTGCCGACGTAGTGGGCCGGGAACATCAGAAGGCCCGGCGCCAACACGATGCAAACACCGGTGGCCAACAGCGTCAACAGCAGCGTCGCGAAGACCGGACGCATGGCGGCGCCCGGATCGATCATCAGCAGGACGGCATACGAGCGTGCGAGTTGCCAGCGGTTGCCGGTGTCGTGTTCGAGCGAGGACTGAATCGCCGCCGCTGCCGCACGGCCGTCACGGGCGGCGAGGCCGACCGAGAGGCGCAGCGCACGGAGTTGCGTTGTCTCGGGGCCGCCGGGTTTGGATTCGGACAGCGCACGTTGGGCGCTGGCGACGTCACCCGCCTGAAGGTAGGCACGCGCGCTCGTATAAGGATCGATTTTGAGGCCGGCTTCCTGCATGCGAACCAGCAGATCGCGGGCGGTCGTGCCCGGCAGCACATCGTGGGCCGTGTTGATGCGCCCGCTGGCCATCCAAGGCACCTTCGGCGCCGGGGCGTCCATCAACAAACGCTTCGCCTGTCGCTTGTCGCCGGTCATGGCGAGGTGGCGCACGGCGATCAACAGCACGGGCGTTTCCGGTGATAACTCGGCGGCGTCGACGGCCTGTATACCCGCGTTGCGCTTGTCCTGAACGGCTTCGTAGGCGTTGGCGAGCGCGGCGTGCAGGCGGGCGCGATCCTGCGGCGGCCATTGTCTGGCGTTGGGCAGAAGCGCCATGCCTTGCTCGACGGCCTCTTTGCCGTAGACACCTTGCAGCAGATACAGCGCCACTTCCGGCGCGTTGCTGAATTTGTCTTTCAGCGTTTGCCGGCAGGACTTGAGGTCCGCCTGCGCCTGCTCGGTCCAGTGCGAGTCCTCGGACCACGCGTAGTTCTGGATGAACTGACAGCGCGCCAACGCGAGCGCCGAGTCTGCGGGGCGGGCGCGAGCCGAGGCATCGAGCGTGGCGACGATCTCGCGATACTTGGCGAGCGAAGCGGCGTCGACCTGCCGGGTCATGGCGTCCTGATCCGGCAGCGCATTGCCCGAGGCTGGCGCAGCAAACAAAGGGGTGAACGAGGGAAAGCCGAGGGTGGCCAATGCCACGCAAAGAAGAAAGCGAGACAAGCGATGCACGCGTGATTTCCCCAGAATGTTGTTGTCGCCAACCGCCGCATTGGCGAACCGTCAGCCTGATTGGCTTAACGACCGATGGGGCGCGAACTGTAATGCGCCCGCCCGGGTTCGCGATTCACTGCTTGGAGGAAGTCCTCGGGAATCGCCGCCGGGCGTCGCTTGTCGCCGAGTACGGCGCGGCGCATGATAAGCAGCGCCTGAATGCCGATGTCAGGTGCACAAGAGGGACCGACAAGATCGTTGAGACAAGCGAGGTCGATCACGATGAACGCAAAATGGGAAGCCCTGCTGATCTGGTGGCAGCGGCGGCGCGAGAACGGGGCGTCGGACGGTGTGTACTACAGCACGATCATGTTGATCGCGCTTGGGCTTGCGGTTCTTGTGATCTCGACGCGGGAGATGTCTGTCGTCCCAGCTATGCTCGTGATCGCCAAGTTCGCCCTGATCGGGTCAATACTGGCCCGGATGTTTCGAGAAAATCTGCTCGCCACTCTGGTGATGTGTGTGGTGACGGTGGCGATCGTCTCCGTGCTTTTCGTGCTGCTCGTTGTCTATTTGAGCTCGCGGGACCATGACCGTGTCAGCACCTTGCCCCCCGCGTTGTCGCTGCTGCACCCGAATGCCGATGGTGCAGAACTAGTCGACTACCGGTTGGGTGAACGTCTCGATGTGCCCGAATGCCCGAGCGCAGCAGGGAGTCTCCAGCGCAGCTATCAGGGGCCGGACGGCAGGGCATGCTTTCGTCATCTGACCAGTGAACGCATCGGCAGCCCGTTGGGCACCGACGAGAATATCGTCGTGGACCGGCTCGATCTGGCGCGATTCGAAGTTTTCAGCGTGGTTCAGCCGGTTTGCGTTGCGCTACGCGATGGGCGCATCGTCGGCGTCGCCGTGCATGTCGCCAAGCACCGACGCTACGACGTACTGCGCTCGATGCAGGACACTTTCCTGCAGCCGGCGGCGCACGTGCGGTGGCAGGCCGTTGCCCGGAGCGACAGCTATTACGACCGGGATCTCTGGACATCGGCACACGTCAGAAGTGCGATGTACACGCTGACGGTGCCGCCCGTTGGCCGTTCGGTGGGCTCTGTCGATTCGATGCTCGTGATGGAGTTGCCGGACGGGCCGCGCCCATTCGCGGCCACCCGCATGTCGCTGGGCGATTGCCCCGCCATTGCCCTCGACTATCAGCCCGACGCAAGTTAAGCCACGTCAAGCCACGGTTTGCACGGAAATGCACGTCAATGGTGCGCCGCCGCATCGCGATGCGGCATTGTGCCCGTTGTGATGTCATGCCCGGCGCAGTGTTTCGCTGCTGAAAACAGCAGCCGCATGTGTTCCTTCATCTCAGGCAATGCCTCGAAAGCCATGATGCACGGCCTTCACGGCGAATTCTTCGCATCGCCGGCCTCCCCATGGCACGCCAATTGCTAATCCTTGCATAAGGCCAATGGCGGCTGAGTGAAGACAAGCGAATTTTCTGCACCGCATGAACGGCCTCGCGAGAGCGGGGCATTCGGGGCAACGGCGTCCCGAGGCAATAGGCCTGCTCACAGGCATATCGCTTCGGGACGCCTTTTTTTTGGCATACGAACACGAGGGTTCCCATGAGCACGCTCACGCAATCGTTGAAAAGTGGCAACTGGCGCGCGCTGGTTGCGTGTTTTCTTTACTTCGACACGGGCTTTACCGTCTGGGTGATGCTCGGCCCGCTGGCCCCGTTCATCGGCAAAGACATCGCGATGACACCGGCGCAGACCGGCTTTCTCGTGGCCGTGCCGGTGCTTGGCGCGGCGATTCTGCGCGTGACACTGGGCAATCTCTATCAGGCCTTCGACGGCCGCAAGATCGCGTTGATGGGGCTCACGCTGTCGGCAATTCCGTCGGTGGTGCTGTTGCTCATGCCGGGTACGCCGTCGTACACGTTGCTGCTCGTGTTGGGCGTGTTCCTCGGTATCGGCGGCGCGAGCTTCGCGGTGGCCTTGCCGATGGCGGGCAGCAACTATCCGCCGAAGGTGCAGGGCCTCGTGCTCGGGCTGGCGGCGGCCGGCAATATCGGCGCGGTGCTCGACGGCTTCATGTTCCCGGGGCTTGCCGAACAGTTCGGCTGGGCTCGTGCCGCAGGCGCTGCACTGCCGCTGCTGGCGCTTGCCGCGCTCGCGCTCGTGTTCTGGGCCAAGGATCAGGGCGTGAAGTCGGGCAGTGCGCCGCGCGCGTTCACGAGCTTCTTCATTACGGTGTTCGGTCTCGTGGCACTGGTGTTGTGCGTGCATGCCGGTGCGTTTGGCGAAGGCAAGGCGGGCGTGCTGCTGCTGCCGGTGCTCGGTGCGTTGCTCGCCATCGCCGTGTTGCCGCGCCACTATCGTGGCGTGCTGGGTGAGCGCGATACGTGGGTCATCATGCTGGTCTACAGCATCACGTTCGGCGGCTTCGTCGGTATGTCGTCGTACGTGAGCACGCTGCTCATCGCGCTGTACGGCATGCAACGCATCGAGGCCGGCTTGTTCATGGCGTTGCTCGCGTTCCTCGGCGCGTTGGTGCGCCCGATCGGCGGGCTGGTCGCCGACAAGATTTCGGGCGTGCGTGCGCTGGTGCTGCTGCTTGCCGCGATTTCGATCTGCGACTTCGTGTTTGCCGCGTGGATGCCGCCGCAAGGCGCCGGTATTGCACTGCTGGTGGTGATGTACCTGTGCTTCGGGCTGGGCAACGGTGCGACGTTCCAGTTGGTGCCGCAGCGCTGGCAAGGCAAGACCGGCCTGATGTCGGGCATCATCGGCGCGGCCGGTGGTATCGGCGGCTTTTATCTGCCGGTGATCATGGGCATGGCGAAGGAGTCGACGGGCAGCTATCAGATGGGTTTTGCCACGTTCGGTGCACTGGCGGGCGTGGCGTTCGTGCTGGTGGTCGTCTTGCGCACGCACTGGATGTCGTGGGCGTTGCCCAAGGAAGTGCCGGGCGGGGCGGTGTTGGCGGGCGGTGTCGCGCACGTCGAATAAGGTTTCCGCAAACGCTGGGACGGCCCGTCAGTGCCATCGCGCGACGGGCCGAGTTGTTTTGCAGCACTGAGTAAGTGGCGGATCAAGCGACGCATCAAGCGACGCATCGAATAGACTGTCGGGCACGAATGGAATCCCGCAGGAGACATCATGCGTCTGGGTGTGCCCAGCCTCTCGGCGTTGCAGGCTTTCGAGGCCAGTGCCCGACATCAGAATTTTGCGCAGGCCGCGCAGGAACTCGCCCTCACGCACGGGGCGGTTTGCAAGCGTGTGAACGAGCTGGAAGGACACTTGGGCGTGGCGCTGTTCGAGCGCGTGAAGCAGCGTTTGGTGCTCACACCAGCCGGGGCCGAGTACGCGAAACGCATCCGCGTGCATCTTGACCAGATTCGCCGCGATACGCTCGACGTGGTGCAACAGGGCCGCGAAACCGAACTGGAAATTGCGGTTGGTGTGACGTTCGCTGCGCAGTGGCTGATTCCCCGGCTGGACGACTTTTACGCGAGCACGCGCGACGTGCGGCTGCATATCATCGGGCGCGACCAGCCGGTGTTCTTCGACGACTCCGCCTTCGACGCCACGATCTACTTCAGCACGCGTTTATGGCCGGGCATGCCCGGCACGGCACTCATTACCGACGACACACTGATGCTGGTCGCCGCGCCTCGATTACTGGCAGGGCGATCGTTGCTATCGAACGACGAAATTGCGGCGCTGTCGTGGATTTGTGTGCGTGATCTGCCGCGCGCGTGGGACGACTGGCTGGCCACGCAAGACGCCGCGCAGTTGAAGCCCCAGCGCAGTGCGCAGCGCTACGACATGTTCATCATGGCGATCAACGCTGCCGTGGCGGGTCTGGGTGTGGCGCTGTTGCCGCGCGTGCTGATCGAGCGCGAACTGGCGAGCGGCACGCTGGTGCAGGCGCATGCGCACACACTCGCCAACCCGCAGACCATCTATTTCTCGTATCCCGCGCAACGGCGCGACTGGGCGCCGTTGCAGCAGTTCGACGCATGGCTGCGCCGTGCGGTTGACGACTATCGCGCGGCCAGATCGGGGCTTTCGCGCAGCACCTGCTCGTAGAGCCCCTGAAAGCCGAGCCACGCGACGTAATCCGAACCGAGCAGGCGATGCACTTCGCGCGCCTCGGTCTCGGTCAACACTTCCAGCGGCCCGGCGGCTTCCGCCAGCAACTGCACCTGCGCACAGCGCTCCATGGCGAGAAAGCGATACGCGGCCGCATCGACCGACGAGCCGACCGTGAGCAGCCCGTGGTTGAGCAGCACCGCCGCACGTTTGTGTCCCATGGTCTCGGCGATGCGGCGGCCCTCGTCGGCCCCCAGCACGAGCACGTCGCCGCGAAAGAGCACGTGGTCGTCGTAGAACAGGCAGGCTTCCTGATTGATCGGGGCGAGCGGGCGCGTGCGCGCGGAAAACGCGCGTCCGTGCGTGGTGTGCGTGTGCGCCGCGGCTTCGACGTGGGGCAGGGTGGCGTGGATGCCGGCGTGAATCGCCATCGCCGCGGCATTCACGGGACCATCGCCTTCGTGAAGGCGGCCCGCTTCGTCCACAAGAATCAGATCGTCGGGATGAATCGATGAAAAGTGCTGCGCGTAGCGATTGACCCAGAACCGGTCGTGAAACTCGGGATCGCGCACGGTGATGTGCCCGGCAATGCCTTCCGCGAGCCCGAAGCGCGCGAAGATCCGGAACGCCACCGCCAGTCGCAACTTGCGATCGGCGCGTGCGTCGGCAACGTTATCGAAGACGCGCGGTTTGGGTAGCGGTGCGCCGAGTGGCGTGGGGATGGCGAAGGCGTCAGAGGCATCGGGCGTCGCGCGAGCGGCTGACGTCTCGTGCGGCAAAGGCGGCAAAGGCGGCAAAGGCGGCAAAGGCGGCAAGGGGGGCGGCAAAGGCATACGGCACTCCGTGGGGTAGGGATGCCGGTCGCACCGTGCCAGATGGCTGACGGTACGCCGGCTTGCCGCCCATTGTCCGAAGGGGACCGCGCTGCGTCTATCGACGAAAAGTCATGGGGTATGTCCGACGTCAGGGGCAGCGTTACTTGCCGAACAGCCCGTTGAGCGTGGCCCCGCTCGCTGCGCCGTTGAAGCCGTCGAAACGGCCTTCGGCGAGCGCCGTCGCGGCACTCATGAAACTGCCCCATGCCGTGCGAGCCAGTGCGCCGCCCACGCTCACCCGTCGTACACCGAGGCTGCGCATGTCTTCCAGCGTCAGCGGCGAGTTGGCGCCGATCAGCACGTTGACCGGCTTCGGTGCGACCGCGGCCACCACCGCGCGGATCTGTTCCGGTGTCTGGATGCCCGGTGCGTAGAGGCAGTCGGCCCCGGCTTCGGCGTAAGCCTTGAGACGGGCAATGGCATCGTCGAGATCGGGCACCCCGGCGAAGAAGTTCTCCGCGCGGCCCACGAGCAGCGTGTCGCCACCGGTCTCGTCAATGGCACGGCGCGCCGCCTTGATACGCTTGACTGCCTCGTCGATCGGGAACAGCGGCGCGTTGGCGTCGCCCGTCGAGTCTTCGATGGACAGGCCGGCGACGCCGGTCGCCACCGCGAGCTTCACGCTTTCGGCGACCTCTTCAGGTGTGCTGCCGAAGCCGCTTTCGAAGTCGGCATTGACCGGCAGGTCGGTGGCCGCCACGAGCGACTTCAGATGGGCGAGGACGGTGTCGCGCGTCACGGCATTGTCGGGATGGCCGGTCGACCATGCGAAGCCCGAGCTGGTCGACGCGATGGCCTGAAAACCGGCATGTTCGAGATAGCGGGCGCTGCCGGCATCCCACGGGTTGGGGATCACAAAACAACCGGCAATATGCAGTTCACGGAAAGCGGCGCGTTTTTCGGCGGTGCTGCGTGGCATGGCAGTCTCCTCTGGCGGATGGCGGCGGCATCCGAGGCCTCGCGCCGGTGGCCGGTGCCGAGTCTGATGCGCACGTCTGAAGGCACGATCATCGCGGTTTTGCCGCAGGCTCGCAAGCACCGGGCAACCCGGCTTTCCTTTGTCTGCCTTTGCGTTTCTTGCGCAATGGCTTCGCATGACTTGATCGCCCGGATAATCTTCGCCGAGCGGGTGTTTCGGTGTGCTGGTTTTAGCTGCCGATGTTGATGCGCGACTCATAGCCGGTTTTGAACGCTTTAACCGGTTTCGAAACGGTTTTGTGGGCGTGCCAAGCGCGATATTTGTGTTCAGGCGAAACTTCGGCAGACACGCCGAATCAATCTCGGTAATTCGCGGTAACAAGCTTTTTTGCGGCAATGCGGGAATAAGCGCGCTTCAACGGGCGTTATGCAATCATCTTCCCCAGTTTTTCAGGATGCCCGTCGTGAATCCACTACCCCCATCGCCCGCTTCCTCCGCTTCGTCTTCTTCGTCCTCGCGGCGTCATGCCAGCGGTGTTGCGCTGTATGAAGACGCGAAATACACGCGCGTCGCCATGTTGCTGCACTGGGCGGTGGCGTTGCTGATGCTCGGTAACGTCGCTATCGGCCAGACCATCGCGTTGCTCTCCGATGCCACGCTCGAAAAGATCGACGTGCGCTTCTGGATCGATCTGCACAAGTCCATCGGCATCACCGTATTGGGTCTGGCCATTCTGCGCATTCTGTGGCGTGTGACGCACCGGCCGCCTGCGCTCTCGCACGTCTTCGCGTCGTGGGAGCGTGCGAGCGCCCATCTGGTGCACTGGCTGCTCTACGTGCTGATCTTCGCGTTGCCGCTCTCAGGCTGGGCGCACGATTCGGCTTGGGTGGCTGCGTCGACACACCCGCTGGTGCTCTTCGGCACGTTCCCGTTCCCGCGCATGGGCTTTCTGATGGCGATGAGCGACGCTAGCAAGGATTACTGGCATGGCGTGCTTGGCAATGTGCACACGTACTGCGCCTATTCGTTGTATGTCTTGCTCGCGCTGCACGTCGGCGGTGCGCTCAAGCACCAATGGATCGACCGACACTCGGTCCTGAACCGGATGCTGCCATGAGCGTGACGACGACCCGGCTCGATGCCGCGCGCGAGCTGCACTCGCCGCGTTTCACATTGCCCGCGACGCCGTTGGCGAGTTGGCTGGTCCATGGCACGGTCGCTGTGCTCTGGTGTTTGCTGTTCGCGCAGGCGTTCGTGCTGAAAGGCGTGTTTGCTTGGGGCACGGGCGTGGCCTATGTGGCCTATGACACCGTGCTGCTGGCGTTCGTGTTCTGGAAAGCATGGCGATTGATGCGGCCGGATCCCGAAGGCACCTCGACTTCGCTGGCGCGTACTGATGGTCAATCCGCCAGCGCGAAAACCACGGCGCTCACGATGGGTGTGGTGGTTGCCGCGCACAACGAAGCCGCGGCACTGCCGGTCACGTTGCAAGCGCTCATGTCGCAGCAACGCGTGCCTGATCTGATCGTCATTGCCGACGATGGCTCGCGAGACGGTACGGCGGCGCTGCTGGTCGAACACTACGGGTTGTCGGATCCGGGCGAAGGGGCGTTGAGCCCACCGAGTCTGACGTATCCGAACCTGCGCTGGCTGCGCGTGCCGCATGGCGGCAAGGCGCGCGCACTCAATGCGGCGTTGGTCGGTGTGGACACCGATATCGTGATGACCGTCGATGCGGACACGCTGCTCGATGCCGGGGCGTGCGCCGCCATGCACGACGCGTTTGTCCGTCGTTCGAACCTTGTTGCGGCGACCGGCGTGTTGACGCCCGTGTGCGGCCATACGGTCGGCGCGCGCGTGTTGCAGTTCTTCCAGACGTACGAATACATCCGCAATTTCATTTCGCGCTTTGCGTGGATGCGCGCCGATGGTCTGTTGCTGATCTCGGGGGCGTTTGCGTGCTTCCGCCGCGAGGCCGTGCTTGCTGTGGGCGGCTTCGATCCGGCGTGTCTGGTCGAAGACTATGAGCTGATTCACCGCCTGCGCCGCTATTCGGTCACGCATGGACTGGGTTGGGACGTTCGCGTGATTGGCGGTGCACAGGCGCTGACCGATGCACCCGGCACGCTCACGAGCTTTCTGCGTCAGCGGCGCCGCTGGTTTGCCGGTTTCCTGCAAACGCAGTACTGGTATCGCGACATGGTGGGCAATGGGCGCTACGGCAATCTTGGGCGGTTGATGTTGCCGGTGAAGGCGTTCGATACCCTGCAACCGATCTATGGCCTCACCGCGTTCGCGTTGCTCGTCACGTTCGTCTGCGAGGGACATTACGGCGTGGTGCTACCGGTGTCGGGCATCATTCTGGGCAAGATCGTTCTCGATCTGGGCTTCCATCTGTGGTCGGTGCATGCGTACCGTCGATGGACGGGGCACCGCACCGGCACGAGCCTCGGTCTGGCGTTCGTCGCCGCGGTCCTTGAGCCGTTCTCGTTCCAGTTGATGCGCCATGCGGGCGCGGCGCTGGGCTGGGGGCACTTCCTCACCGGGCGGCAACATTGGGGGGTACAGGTGCGACGCGGTATTCTCTCGGGTGAGCGCGGGGCATCAGTCCCTCGCGACAGTTGATTCCTCAACTCCCCTGAGCGTCGCCAACCGCGACCTGACCCGAGATGACGCGAACGCAGACGTGGCTGGCGATGGTAGGTGCTTTGGGCGGCGTGCTGATGGTTGCCGGGTGCAGTGCGCCGGTGGTCAAACCCGCCGGACCGGACTATGCGGCGTTGGGCGGGGCGGCCGAAGTGCGTGGCGATTGGGACGCCGCGCGGCGCAACTTCGGTCAAGCCGTGCTAGTCGCGGATCAGACCGGATGGCCGGCGGCACAGCGTGCGGCGATGCATTACGACTACGGCCGCGCGTTGGGCGTGACTTGCTACTACACCGAAGCCGAGCGCGAACTGAGTCTGGCCTACGATCTCGATATTTTGACGGGGCAATACCGCTATCCGGCACTCGTCGAGTTGGGGCGGCTGGCGCTGGTGCAGCGTCAGTTTGCGCAGTCGGCCAACGACTTCTCGCGCGCACTTGGCTCACTTGACCGGACGCAGGCGGTGCGCCACGCACCGTTTGCCTATGCCGAATTGCTGGACGACTACGCGCTGGCGTTGGGCGGGATGGGCGAAGCCGAAGCGGCGACGCGCATCATCGACCGGGCGGCCAAGGTGCGCGCCGAATTGACCACGCAGTACCTGCAAGCGACATCGCGAACGCCTTATGGCACGCAATGCGGCAAGTTTGCGGCGGAGTCTGTCGAGCCCCGCCGGGCGCAATAACACCGGGGTCGAATCGGCTCGGGCAGGCAGCGTAAGGTGGCGAGCGTGCCATAATTCGTCCAATCCCTTGACCTTCACGTGTTGCGATGTTGTTCGCAATACGGTCCCGCCCCCTTGAACAATCTCCTCGTTCCTCTTGAAAAAACCGGTGATTTCGACGAAATCATCGACGTGCGCTCGCCGTTGGAGTTCGCGGAAGACCATATGCCCGGCGCGATCAACGCCCCGGTGCTGAGCAACGAGGAGCGCGCGATCGTCGGCACGATGTACCGGCAAGTCTCGCCGTTCGAAGCCACCCGGGTGGGCGCGGCCATGGTCGCGCGCAATATCGCGGCGCATCTCGAGACAACCTTCGCCGACCGGCCGCGCAACTGGCGCCCGCTGGTGTACTGCTGGCGAGGCGGCAAGCGCTCGGGGTCGATGACGGTCTGGATGAATCTGATCGGCTGGCGCGCCCGGCAACTCGATGGCGGGTACAAGACCTACCGGCGCGAAGTCGTGGCGTCATTGGAAACGTTGCCGCCCTCGCTGAAGTACGTGGTGCTGGCGGGGCACACGGGCACCGGCAAGACACGGCTGCTACATGCGTTGGCTGACGCCGGTGCGCAGACGTTGGATCTGGAAGCGCTGGCGATGCACCGCGGCTCGTTATTGGGGGCAATGCCCGACGCGCCGCAGCCGTCGCAAAAATCGTTCGATACGGCGCTGGTCGGCACCTTGCGAGCGTTTGATCCGCAACGGCCGGTGTTTGTGGAAGCGGAGAGCCGTCGCATCGGGCTGATTTCGCTGCCCGAATCGTTGATGACGTCGCTACGCGGCACGACGTGTGT belongs to Pandoraea norimbergensis and includes:
- a CDS encoding LysR substrate-binding domain-containing protein; protein product: MRLGVPSLSALQAFEASARHQNFAQAAQELALTHGAVCKRVNELEGHLGVALFERVKQRLVLTPAGAEYAKRIRVHLDQIRRDTLDVVQQGRETELEIAVGVTFAAQWLIPRLDDFYASTRDVRLHIIGRDQPVFFDDSAFDATIYFSTRLWPGMPGTALITDDTLMLVAAPRLLAGRSLLSNDEIAALSWICVRDLPRAWDDWLATQDAAQLKPQRSAQRYDMFIMAINAAVAGLGVALLPRVLIERELASGTLVQAHAHTLANPQTIYFSYPAQRRDWAPLQQFDAWLRRAVDDYRAARSGLSRSTCS
- a CDS encoding class II aldolase/adducin family protein, which encodes MPLPPPLPPLPPLPPLPPLPHETSAARATPDASDAFAIPTPLGAPLPKPRVFDNVADARADRKLRLAVAFRIFARFGLAEGIAGHITVRDPEFHDRFWVNRYAQHFSSIHPDDLILVDEAGRLHEGDGPVNAAAMAIHAGIHATLPHVEAAAHTHTTHGRAFSARTRPLAPINQEACLFYDDHVLFRGDVLVLGADEGRRIAETMGHKRAAVLLNHGLLTVGSSVDAAAYRFLAMERCAQVQLLAEAAGPLEVLTETEAREVHRLLGSDYVAWLGFQGLYEQVLRESPDLAAR
- a CDS encoding isocitrate lyase/PEP mutase family protein, whose product is MPRSTAEKRAAFRELHIAGCFVIPNPWDAGSARYLEHAGFQAIASTSSGFAWSTGHPDNAVTRDTVLAHLKSLVAATDLPVNADFESGFGSTPEEVAESVKLAVATGVAGLSIEDSTGDANAPLFPIDEAVKRIKAARRAIDETGGDTLLVGRAENFFAGVPDLDDAIARLKAYAEAGADCLYAPGIQTPEQIRAVVAAVAPKPVNVLIGANSPLTLEDMRSLGVRRVSVGGALARTAWGSFMSAATALAEGRFDGFNGAASGATLNGLFGK
- a CDS encoding cytochrome b yields the protein MLLHWAVALLMLGNVAIGQTIALLSDATLEKIDVRFWIDLHKSIGITVLGLAILRILWRVTHRPPALSHVFASWERASAHLVHWLLYVLIFALPLSGWAHDSAWVAASTHPLVLFGTFPFPRMGFLMAMSDASKDYWHGVLGNVHTYCAYSLYVLLALHVGGALKHQWIDRHSVLNRMLP
- a CDS encoding glycosyltransferase family 2 protein — protein: MSVTTTRLDAARELHSPRFTLPATPLASWLVHGTVAVLWCLLFAQAFVLKGVFAWGTGVAYVAYDTVLLAFVFWKAWRLMRPDPEGTSTSLARTDGQSASAKTTALTMGVVVAAHNEAAALPVTLQALMSQQRVPDLIVIADDGSRDGTAALLVEHYGLSDPGEGALSPPSLTYPNLRWLRVPHGGKARALNAALVGVDTDIVMTVDADTLLDAGACAAMHDAFVRRSNLVAATGVLTPVCGHTVGARVLQFFQTYEYIRNFISRFAWMRADGLLLISGAFACFRREAVLAVGGFDPACLVEDYELIHRLRRYSVTHGLGWDVRVIGGAQALTDAPGTLTSFLRQRRRWFAGFLQTQYWYRDMVGNGRYGNLGRLMLPVKAFDTLQPIYGLTAFALLVTFVCEGHYGVVLPVSGIILGKIVLDLGFHLWSVHAYRRWTGHRTGTSLGLAFVAAVLEPFSFQLMRHAGAALGWGHFLTGRQHWGVQVRRGILSGERGASVPRDS
- the mnmH gene encoding tRNA 2-selenouridine(34) synthase MnmH yields the protein MNNLLVPLEKTGDFDEIIDVRSPLEFAEDHMPGAINAPVLSNEERAIVGTMYRQVSPFEATRVGAAMVARNIAAHLETTFADRPRNWRPLVYCWRGGKRSGSMTVWMNLIGWRARQLDGGYKTYRREVVASLETLPPSLKYVVLAGHTGTGKTRLLHALADAGAQTLDLEALAMHRGSLLGAMPDAPQPSQKSFDTALVGTLRAFDPQRPVFVEAESRRIGLISLPESLMTSLRGTTCVEVRAPHTERVDLLMQDYGHLFAQPDYFRAQLLKLVPLHGRAVVGEWLELLDAQRQRELFETLVIKHYDPAYSRSSRKMLSGPPPAMPFDFHPLVPDLRAQAQALLACVERDEAIGACGLDRLTSAGAAG